The following coding sequences lie in one Alphaproteobacteria bacterium genomic window:
- a CDS encoding enoyl-CoA hydratase-related protein, translating to MKHLICEIKNDVADVRLNRPEVHNAFNETLIKELTETFRDLGANDKVRVIVMSGEGKSFCAGADLNWMSQMKSYSMEQNIEDSRKLAEMFHTINECPKVVIGKVHGAALGGGVGLVSVCDYAIATIDAKFGLTEVQLGLVPAVISPFVVAKMGESYARVWFMSGDRFTADRAEHMNLIHDVAHDNATLQLRTRSAIRDFMRAGPTAAREAKKLIADVQTMKGERENLIAHTSKVIAELRVSDEGQEGMEALLTKSKPSWNKG from the coding sequence ATGAAACATCTCATTTGTGAGATTAAAAATGATGTGGCAGATGTGCGTCTAAACCGTCCCGAAGTGCATAATGCTTTCAACGAAACACTTATCAAAGAGCTTACAGAAACGTTCCGCGATTTAGGCGCTAACGATAAAGTGCGAGTTATTGTGATGTCAGGCGAAGGAAAGTCTTTTTGCGCCGGTGCCGATTTGAACTGGATGAGCCAGATGAAAAGCTATTCCATGGAGCAAAACATAGAAGACAGCCGCAAACTGGCAGAGATGTTTCACACTATCAATGAATGCCCTAAAGTGGTAATTGGTAAAGTTCATGGCGCTGCACTTGGCGGCGGAGTTGGCTTGGTTTCGGTATGCGATTATGCCATTGCCACCATAGATGCAAAATTTGGATTGACTGAAGTGCAGCTTGGCTTGGTGCCAGCAGTAATATCGCCATTTGTAGTGGCAAAAATGGGAGAATCTTATGCGCGTGTGTGGTTTATGTCTGGCGATAGATTCACGGCAGATCGTGCAGAGCACATGAACCTGATTCATGATGTGGCACATGATAATGCTACGCTGCAATTGCGCACCCGAAGCGCTATCCGCGATTTTATGCGTGCTGGCCCCACCGCAGCACGCGAAGCGAAAAAACTCATTGCCGATGTGCAAACTATGAAAGGTGAGCGTGAAAACCTTATTGCGCACACCAGCAAAGTAATTGCCGAGCTTCGTGTGAGTGACGAAGGGCAAGAGGGCATGGAAGCCCTGCTTACAAAAAGCAAGCCAAGTTGGAATAAAGGGTAA
- a CDS encoding ATP-grasp domain-containing protein, which produces MAGRIRKILIANRGEIANRIISTCRDLGIETVCVFAEADRDLPFVSEATQCHSLGSGSLAETYINKQKLIDIAQATGADAIHPGYGFLSENADFCKMVESAGLIFIGPTAKIIALMGDKIASRDTAEKAGVPLIPGYNGDKQDMETLRAEADKIGYPVLVKASAGGGGKGMRVVEKAKDFAGALEAAQSEAQNAFGDSRVFVERYITKPRHIEVQVFSDTHGNHLHLFERECSIQRRHQKIIEESPSPALNAELREEICATAVNIASHISYRGAGTVEFILDEDGRFYFLEMNTRLQVEHPITELVTGQDLVQWQIMVADGKPLPLRQKDLVQNGHAIEVRIYAEDPDNNFLPTTGTIERVGTPCAQHLRFENGYADGNQITVNYDPMLAKVAVWAEERTLAADKLRHVLDDVWFAGVKTNRSYLQRVLAHPSFIAGDTFTSFVVTHEADLKQKPIANDIQAAMIAGFVLARPERQRHQASSQPYNPWVEPVLSGFRNA; this is translated from the coding sequence ATGGCCGGACGTATCCGCAAAATTCTGATAGCTAATCGCGGCGAAATAGCTAACCGCATCATTAGCACCTGCCGCGATTTGGGCATCGAAACCGTATGCGTTTTTGCCGAGGCAGACCGCGATTTACCGTTTGTGTCCGAAGCAACCCAATGCCACAGTCTTGGTAGTGGAAGTTTGGCTGAAACATATATCAATAAACAAAAGCTGATTGATATTGCACAAGCCACCGGCGCAGATGCCATACACCCAGGCTATGGGTTCTTATCAGAAAATGCTGATTTTTGTAAAATGGTAGAATCTGCCGGGTTGATTTTTATTGGCCCGACAGCAAAAATTATTGCCTTAATGGGCGATAAGATCGCTTCGCGAGACACCGCAGAAAAAGCAGGTGTGCCGCTTATTCCGGGCTATAACGGTGATAAGCAGGATATGGAAACATTACGGGCTGAAGCGGATAAAATCGGCTATCCGGTGCTGGTAAAAGCTTCTGCCGGCGGCGGCGGAAAAGGTATGCGTGTGGTGGAAAAAGCTAAGGATTTTGCTGGCGCTTTAGAAGCCGCGCAATCCGAAGCACAAAATGCTTTTGGCGATTCGCGTGTGTTTGTCGAACGCTACATTACCAAACCGCGCCATATTGAAGTGCAGGTCTTTTCAGATACTCATGGTAACCATTTGCATTTGTTCGAGCGGGAGTGTTCAATTCAGCGTCGCCACCAAAAAATTATCGAAGAATCGCCATCCCCCGCTTTAAATGCCGAATTACGCGAAGAAATATGTGCAACAGCAGTAAATATTGCCAGCCATATTTCTTATCGTGGTGCAGGAACGGTGGAGTTTATTCTCGATGAAGATGGGCGTTTTTACTTTTTGGAAATGAATACACGCTTGCAGGTAGAGCATCCCATCACCGAGCTGGTGACCGGACAGGATTTGGTGCAATGGCAGATTATGGTGGCAGATGGTAAGCCATTGCCATTACGACAAAAAGACCTTGTGCAAAATGGCCACGCAATAGAAGTGCGGATTTATGCCGAAGATCCGGATAATAATTTTCTGCCCACCACTGGCACTATCGAACGTGTTGGCACGCCATGCGCGCAGCATTTGCGCTTTGAAAATGGCTATGCGGATGGCAATCAAATTACGGTTAACTACGACCCAATGCTGGCAAAAGTAGCGGTTTGGGCTGAAGAGCGTACACTTGCCGCCGATAAGCTACGTCATGTGCTGGATGATGTGTGGTTTGCCGGAGTGAAAACCAATCGCAGTTATTTGCAACGTGTTTTAGCGCATCCGTCATTTATTGCAGGGGATACGTTCACTAGTTTTGTAGTTACACACGAGGCTGATCTCAAACAAAAGCCTATTGCTAATGATATACAGGCCGCCATGATTGCCGGTTTCGTTTTAGCGCGCCCGGAGCGGCAACGTCATCAGGCTTCGTCACAACCATATAACCCGTGGGTAGAACCCGTGCTCAGTGGTTTCAGGAACGCATAG
- a CDS encoding biotin/lipoyl-binding protein, with product MKKIFVINGQEVPVENMVIRAGQVSFTLDGVDYAFSGAPDAHGEFTINSQHSNYNGFVGKRTQQGMQTIFMHGGIEAHIDQHGLTRNKSQAGSKGAAHTAPMPGTIQKILVTPGQVVEAGEPLVIMEAMKLQLNIEAAYAGTVEEVLCETGGLVSDGTLLVDVKSNDAQ from the coding sequence ATGAAAAAAATATTTGTAATTAACGGACAAGAAGTGCCGGTTGAAAATATGGTCATTCGCGCAGGGCAGGTTAGCTTTACGTTGGATGGGGTGGATTATGCTTTTTCAGGAGCGCCGGATGCGCATGGCGAATTCACTATTAACAGCCAACACAGCAATTACAATGGTTTTGTAGGCAAGCGTACACAGCAAGGCATGCAAACGATTTTTATGCATGGCGGTATCGAAGCACATATCGACCAACATGGATTAACCCGCAACAAAAGCCAAGCCGGTAGTAAAGGTGCGGCACATACGGCGCCCATGCCTGGTACGATACAAAAAATACTGGTAACGCCCGGACAAGTGGTAGAAGCAGGTGAGCCACTGGTAATCATGGAAGCCATGAAGCTGCAGCTGAATATCGAAGCCGCCTACGCAGGTACCGTAGAAGAGGTATTATGCGAAACAGGTGGGCTGGTGAGTGACGGTACGTTGTTAGTTGATGTAAAAAGTAACGATGCACAATAA
- a CDS encoding hydroxymethylglutaryl-CoA lyase — translation MTVTPKRVKIVEVGARDGLQNEKKPIATQDKFTFIKMLAEAGHKNIELTSFVRPDAIPQLSDAQELMALVNAHPFAPDIQFSALVPNMKGLEKAIETGVKEIALFVATSDSFSKRNINATVDESYARIAPVAKAALDEGLRVRGYLSTVFGCPYEGTIATNAVVDGCKRLEDLGVYEVSLGDTTGVATPLQVQTLLDVLLINITPYKLAMHFHDTRGMAVANTLAALDMGIVNYDASAGGLGGCPYAKGASGNVATEDLVYLFHAMNIQTGIDMDKLISASKFMLDKLDVESPSKVHRVFANNG, via the coding sequence ATGACAGTGACACCTAAACGGGTGAAAATTGTTGAAGTAGGTGCGCGGGATGGCCTGCAAAATGAAAAAAAGCCCATCGCCACCCAAGATAAATTTACTTTCATTAAAATGCTGGCCGAAGCTGGGCATAAGAATATAGAGCTAACCAGCTTTGTACGACCTGATGCGATTCCTCAGTTATCTGACGCACAGGAATTAATGGCATTGGTCAACGCTCATCCTTTCGCGCCTGATATTCAGTTTTCGGCGCTGGTGCCAAACATGAAGGGGTTGGAAAAAGCGATTGAAACGGGAGTGAAAGAAATTGCTCTTTTTGTTGCTACTTCCGATAGCTTTTCAAAACGTAATATCAATGCCACTGTTGATGAATCATATGCCCGTATTGCACCGGTAGCAAAAGCAGCCTTAGATGAAGGACTGCGTGTACGCGGATACCTCTCTACTGTGTTTGGTTGCCCTTATGAAGGCACTATTGCTACAAATGCGGTAGTAGATGGTTGTAAGCGACTCGAAGATCTGGGAGTGTACGAAGTATCCTTAGGGGACACGACCGGTGTAGCCACTCCGCTTCAAGTACAAACTCTTTTGGATGTGCTACTGATTAACATCACACCCTATAAATTGGCAATGCATTTTCATGATACTCGGGGAATGGCTGTGGCTAATACCCTCGCTGCATTGGACATGGGAATTGTTAACTATGATGCCTCTGCCGGTGGTTTGGGAGGATGCCCTTATGCTAAAGGCGCAAGCGGTAATGTAGCTACAGAAGATTTGGTGTATTTATTTCACGCGATGAATATTCAAACCGGAATTGATATGGATAAGCTTATTTCAGCCTCGAAATTCATGCTTGATAAGCTAGATGTCGAAAGCCCGTCTAAGGTGCATCGCGTATTTGCGAATAACGGCTAA
- a CDS encoding acyl-CoA synthetase: protein MEQHNIYDMALPQNKANFIALTPLQFIERTAQIYPDRTSVIHGDKQFTWKQTYARCRQLASALQKKGIVRGQTVAVLANNTPEHIEAHYGIPMCGAVITSLNTRLDAALIAFQLIHSEAKVLIVDRQYSAQVQEALEMLDKAPLIIDIDDPEYKGGTLLGDADYEAFIATGDPEFDWYWPNDEWDAISMNYTSGTTGDPKGVVYHHRGAFLNSMGNAVAWNMQHHPVYLWTLPMFHASGWCFHWTITAMAGTHICLRKVEAAPIFDLIKTHHVTYFTAAPIVLNMLVNAPPEVKKRFDYTVKVMTAGSAPPAAVLEAMATMGFDVTHVYGATEVFGPNMSCAWHPEWSALEDEEQAYLKARQGVRTQFLEKMIVGKTDTCEEVPWDGLTMGEVLMRGNTVMKGYLKNPKTTAKTFSGGWYHTGDLAVRHPDGYIEVKDRLKDIIISGAENISTIEVESVIYRHPAVLEAAVVAKPDDKWGEVPCAFIELKPNAALSEDEMITYCRDKMAHYKAPKYVVFGALDKTSTGKIQKYVLREKAKHVPIRKTE, encoded by the coding sequence ATGGAACAACATAATATATACGATATGGCCTTGCCGCAGAATAAAGCCAATTTTATTGCGCTAACCCCACTGCAATTTATAGAACGTACCGCACAGATCTATCCCGATAGGACATCTGTTATTCATGGCGATAAGCAGTTTACATGGAAGCAGACCTATGCGCGATGCCGGCAATTGGCTTCGGCTTTACAAAAGAAAGGCATAGTCCGTGGCCAAACCGTGGCTGTGCTGGCAAATAATACACCAGAACACATCGAAGCGCATTACGGCATTCCCATGTGCGGCGCGGTTATTACCTCGCTTAATACCCGATTAGATGCTGCTCTAATTGCCTTTCAACTTATTCATAGTGAAGCAAAAGTATTGATTGTGGATCGCCAATACAGCGCACAAGTTCAAGAAGCGTTAGAAATGCTCGATAAAGCTCCGCTCATTATTGATATTGATGATCCGGAATATAAAGGCGGTACATTGCTAGGCGATGCAGACTATGAGGCTTTTATTGCTACGGGCGATCCAGAATTTGATTGGTATTGGCCAAACGATGAATGGGATGCTATTTCCATGAATTATACTTCAGGCACAACCGGCGACCCTAAAGGAGTAGTATATCATCATCGTGGTGCATTTTTAAACTCTATGGGTAATGCAGTAGCGTGGAACATGCAGCATCATCCGGTGTATTTATGGACGTTACCAATGTTTCATGCCAGCGGCTGGTGCTTTCACTGGACAATTACGGCGATGGCCGGAACGCATATTTGTTTGCGCAAAGTCGAGGCCGCCCCAATTTTTGATTTAATTAAAACCCATCATGTCACTTATTTTACCGCCGCGCCGATTGTACTGAATATGCTGGTGAATGCACCGCCAGAAGTGAAAAAGCGCTTTGATTATACGGTAAAAGTAATGACGGCAGGCTCGGCGCCACCAGCAGCGGTGCTGGAAGCAATGGCCACAATGGGTTTTGATGTGACGCATGTATATGGCGCAACCGAAGTATTTGGCCCTAATATGTCCTGTGCGTGGCACCCGGAATGGAGTGCGCTTGAGGATGAAGAACAAGCGTATCTTAAAGCCCGTCAAGGTGTGCGCACACAGTTTTTAGAAAAAATGATAGTTGGTAAAACAGACACTTGCGAAGAGGTGCCGTGGGATGGTCTAACCATGGGCGAAGTGCTTATGCGTGGCAATACCGTGATGAAAGGCTATTTGAAAAACCCGAAAACCACGGCAAAAACTTTTTCTGGTGGCTGGTATCATACGGGAGATCTAGCCGTGCGCCATCCCGATGGATACATAGAGGTCAAAGATCGCCTTAAAGATATTATTATTTCTGGTGCCGAAAACATCTCTACCATCGAAGTAGAAAGCGTAATATATCGTCATCCGGCAGTGCTAGAGGCGGCGGTCGTGGCTAAACCTGATGATAAATGGGGAGAGGTTCCCTGTGCATTTATTGAGCTGAAACCGAATGCAGCATTGAGTGAAGATGAAATGATTACGTATTGCCGGGATAAAATGGCGCATTATAAAGCCCCAAAATATGTAGTGTTTGGTGCGCTGGATAAGACATCTACCGGTAAAATTCAAAAATATGTGCTGCGTGAAAAAGCAAAACATGTACCCATAAGGAAAACAGAATGA
- a CDS encoding acetyl-CoA C-acyltransferase, protein MSDAVVIVGAARTPMGGMLGDFANAPAVLLGATAIEAAMERAKIKPEHIAEVIMGCVLAAGQGQAPARQAARAAGVADASGATTVNKMCGSGMKAVMLAHDALLAGSGVAYVAGGMENMSNAPYLLPKARAGMRMGHGQLIDHMFFDGLEDAYDKGRLMGSFAEECANRYHFTREAQDAFAIESLRRALAATEEGKFTDEISPVALKERKGERVVAQDEQPAKARPEKIPQLKPAFRADGTVTAANASSISDGAAALVLMRESDALAQGLTPLARIVAHASHARAPSEFAVAPVGALQKLLQKANWSVDEVDLWEINEAFAVVTMAAMHDLKLDHAKVNVHGGACALGHPIGASGARILVTLLYALQYYGKTKGVATLCIGGGEATAMAIERLA, encoded by the coding sequence ATGAGCGATGCAGTTGTAATTGTTGGTGCAGCGCGTACTCCCATGGGTGGAATGCTGGGAGATTTCGCTAATGCACCTGCCGTGTTACTAGGGGCTACCGCCATCGAAGCTGCGATGGAACGCGCAAAAATTAAACCCGAGCATATTGCCGAAGTGATTATGGGTTGCGTTTTGGCAGCAGGGCAGGGTCAGGCACCTGCACGTCAGGCTGCACGCGCTGCGGGTGTGGCTGATGCAAGTGGTGCCACAACAGTGAACAAAATGTGTGGCAGTGGCATGAAGGCTGTGATGCTGGCACATGATGCGTTATTAGCAGGTAGTGGCGTTGCTTATGTGGCTGGCGGTATGGAAAACATGAGCAATGCTCCCTATTTATTGCCCAAAGCCCGTGCTGGAATGCGCATGGGGCATGGTCAGCTAATCGATCATATGTTTTTTGATGGATTGGAAGATGCTTATGACAAAGGGCGATTAATGGGCAGTTTTGCCGAAGAATGCGCCAACAGGTATCACTTTACACGCGAAGCACAGGATGCCTTCGCTATCGAATCTTTACGCCGTGCATTGGCGGCAACAGAAGAAGGTAAGTTTACCGATGAAATTTCTCCCGTAGCACTTAAGGAGCGCAAAGGCGAGCGGGTTGTAGCACAAGATGAACAACCGGCAAAAGCGCGCCCTGAAAAAATTCCGCAGTTAAAACCTGCTTTTCGCGCCGACGGCACCGTGACTGCCGCCAATGCCAGCAGTATTTCGGATGGCGCTGCCGCATTGGTGTTAATGCGTGAAAGTGATGCACTGGCACAAGGCCTTACACCGCTTGCACGCATTGTTGCCCATGCCAGCCATGCCCGCGCACCGAGCGAATTTGCCGTTGCTCCTGTGGGCGCATTGCAAAAGCTATTACAAAAAGCAAATTGGTCGGTGGACGAAGTTGATCTGTGGGAAATTAATGAAGCATTTGCTGTTGTCACCATGGCCGCTATGCACGACCTGAAACTCGACCATGCTAAGGTGAATGTTCATGGTGGCGCATGTGCTTTGGGGCATCCCATTGGTGCATCTGGCGCACGTATTCTGGTTACGTTGCTTTATGCGTTGCAATATTATGGAAAAACCAAAGGCGTAGCAACCTTATGCATTGGTGGCGGCGAAGCTACGGCCATGGCGATTGAGAGGTTGGCGTGA
- a CDS encoding SDR family NAD(P)-dependent oxidoreductase, whose protein sequence is MNITGKVAIVTGGGSGIGENVARGFAKAGAKVVILDRDMDAATTVAKEIGAAAIECDVADSQSATSAFEVSRRNHGNCHALVHCAGILMGKRILGKDGAADLEHFAKVVNVNLVGSFNMLRLAAAQMSENDALDDGERGIIITTSSIAAYEGQIGQAAYAASKGGVASLTLPAARELARFGIRVMAIAPGMVATPMIMQLPQETQEDLIAPVPFPHRFAQPEEFTKLALHIIDNAMLNGEVIRLDGANRLQPK, encoded by the coding sequence GTGAATATAACTGGAAAAGTAGCTATTGTTACCGGCGGCGGCAGTGGTATTGGCGAAAATGTAGCGCGTGGTTTTGCCAAAGCAGGTGCAAAAGTTGTTATACTTGATCGCGATATGGATGCCGCCACCACAGTAGCCAAAGAAATCGGAGCAGCAGCAATAGAATGTGATGTTGCGGATAGCCAAAGCGCCACATCTGCATTTGAAGTATCGCGTCGAAACCATGGCAATTGCCATGCATTAGTACATTGCGCTGGTATCCTTATGGGTAAGCGTATTTTGGGCAAAGATGGCGCGGCAGATCTGGAACATTTTGCCAAAGTGGTAAATGTGAATCTGGTGGGCAGCTTCAATATGCTGCGCTTAGCAGCAGCTCAAATGAGCGAGAACGATGCGCTTGACGATGGCGAGCGTGGCATAATTATTACCACCTCCTCAATTGCAGCCTATGAAGGGCAAATAGGGCAGGCGGCATATGCAGCATCGAAAGGCGGCGTCGCCTCACTCACATTGCCTGCCGCCCGTGAACTGGCACGGTTTGGCATACGGGTAATGGCCATTGCCCCAGGCATGGTAGCAACGCCCATGATTATGCAGCTTCCGCAAGAAACACAAGAAGATCTGATTGCACCGGTGCCCTTTCCACATCGTTTTGCGCAACCAGAGGAGTTTACAAAGCTGGCATTGCATATTATAGATAACGCCATGCTGAACGGCGAAGTGATTCGACTCGACGGAGCAAATCGACTGCAACCCAAATAA
- a CDS encoding proline--tRNA ligase, with amino-acid sequence MRLSQFFLPLIKENPAEAQIVSHRLMLRAGMVRQLSGGIYSWLPLGLRVLNNIANIVREEQNKAGMNEILMPTIQPAELWKESGRYDDYGKEMLRITDRHEREMLYGPTNEEVVTTIFRDAVKSYKNMPAMLYHIQWKFRDEIRPRFGVMRGREFLMKDAYSFDIDEESAIKSYNLMYDTYLNTFARLGVAAVAVRAPTGPIGGSLSHEFHIVAETGESEIYYDAQLDDIRDGKITMSTEQMRELYAMEVEQHDPEQCDVPAERLRKARGIEVGHIFNFGTKYTECMNARIAGPDGQMVAPNCGSYGIGVSRLVGGIIEACHDENGIVWPEEVAPFKVGLVNIRGKDEACVTTADNIYNLLQNANVEVLYDDTEESAGKKFAAMDLIGLPWQIVVGPRGVEAGTVELKNRKSGEKQELSLESALEMITKRKQAVAA; translated from the coding sequence ATGCGATTATCCCAATTCTTTTTGCCGCTAATTAAAGAAAATCCGGCAGAAGCTCAGATTGTGTCCCACCGTCTCATGCTACGGGCAGGAATGGTGCGTCAGCTTTCCGGAGGAATTTATAGCTGGCTACCCTTAGGGTTGCGGGTGCTGAACAATATTGCAAATATCGTGCGCGAAGAGCAAAACAAAGCCGGAATGAACGAAATTCTTATGCCTACCATTCAACCGGCAGAGCTATGGAAAGAATCTGGCCGCTACGATGATTATGGCAAAGAAATGCTACGTATTACCGATCGCCACGAACGTGAAATGCTGTATGGCCCCACCAATGAAGAAGTGGTAACAACTATTTTTCGCGATGCGGTGAAAAGCTATAAAAATATGCCTGCAATGCTCTACCATATACAATGGAAATTTCGTGACGAAATTCGCCCGCGCTTTGGCGTAATGCGAGGCCGTGAATTCTTAATGAAAGACGCTTATAGCTTCGATATAGACGAAGAATCGGCTATCAAATCCTATAATTTAATGTATGACACCTATCTGAATACCTTTGCGCGGCTTGGCGTGGCAGCAGTTGCAGTGCGTGCGCCCACAGGCCCCATTGGCGGAAGCCTGAGCCATGAGTTTCACATTGTTGCAGAAACCGGCGAAAGCGAAATTTATTACGACGCGCAACTGGATGATATCCGCGATGGTAAAATCACTATGTCTACGGAGCAAATGCGTGAGCTGTATGCCATGGAAGTCGAACAGCATGATCCTGAGCAATGCGATGTTCCTGCCGAGCGTTTGCGCAAAGCCCGTGGCATTGAAGTGGGGCATATTTTTAATTTTGGCACCAAATACACCGAATGCATGAATGCCCGCATTGCAGGGCCAGACGGGCAAATGGTCGCGCCAAATTGCGGATCTTATGGAATTGGTGTATCGCGCCTAGTGGGGGGAATTATTGAAGCTTGCCATGACGAAAACGGGATTGTGTGGCCAGAAGAAGTCGCACCTTTCAAAGTGGGCCTTGTGAATATTCGCGGCAAAGACGAAGCATGCGTCACAACAGCCGATAATATCTATAATCTTTTGCAAAATGCAAATGTGGAAGTGCTGTATGACGATACCGAAGAAAGCGCCGGAAAAAAATTCGCCGCGATGGATTTGATTGGCCTGCCGTGGCAAATCGTGGTTGGCCCCCGTGGCGTAGAAGCTGGCACAGTAGAGCTAAAAAACCGTAAATCCGGCGAAAAGCAGGAACTGAGCTTGGAGTCTGCACTGGAGATGATCACAAAACGCAAACAAGCCGTGGCGGCGTGA